The Oleispira antarctica RB-8 genome contains the following window.
CTTACTCAAAGACGAGACGCCATCATCGAAATGGCCGTCACATTATTATGGCCATTAGTCTTTCTTATCCCTTTTTGCTTTATCGGTAGCTGGGCATTTGTCCATTACAGCTTGCGTCACGTTCTAGCCTACCGTGATGAAATTGAATCCCGCGGCAGCAGCGACCTTTCTTTAATTAAAACCGAAAGTTTGCCCGCTGAAATTTTCACTATTTCAGAATCTGTTAATCGTTTATTAGATCGCTTACGACGAGCATTGGAATCAGAAAGGTCGTTCACCGCGAACAGTGCCCATGAATTACGCACCCCCATAGCAACCGCCTTGGCCCAGATTCAGCGTTTGCAGCAAGAAGTCTCAGCGGGACCCACGCAAGACAGAATGATCAAACTCGAAAGCACCATTCGAGGTTTATCGAACTTATCAGAAAAACTGATGCAACTGGCTAAAGCCGAAGGTGGAGGACTTTTATCGAATGAACCCTGCGACCTTATTAGCCTACTAAAACTCATTATCAACGACGCACAACGTTCACACCCAGAAAAAGTAATCATACTTGCACTGCCGCAAAACAAAGAATATAGGTCTGCTATCGATCCAGACGCCTTTGCTATATTAATTCGAAACTTGCTCGACAACGCGATTAAACACGGAGCTATTCAAAACAGAGCTATTCAAAACAGAGTCATCAAACACACAGAAAAAGACCAACCGATTGAAATCAGTTTTTCAGCCAACGGCCTATTGACCATCGTCAATGACGCAAGTGTTATTCCTGCCGAAATCCTCACGCAGTTACGCCAGCGGTTTGTTCGATCCAATGTGTCAGCGCAAGGTATGGGGCTTGGGTTGGCGATTGCCGATGCCATAGTCT
Protein-coding sequences here:
- a CDS encoding Integral membrane sensor signal transduction histidine kinase precursor yields the protein MNSQKIISTQKKSPKSLQKTLGIGLTIGMTLLWMFALAGAVYVSQNKLNELFDSALAETAQRIMPLAVVEIINREDLTQAQQVMAFKAHNEPLVYIVRNNLGQILLQSHNADPAIFNQTLLKGFNSSATHRFYGVSAVQDTLHIEVAEPLTQRRDAIIEMAVTLLWPLVFLIPFCFIGSWAFVHYSLRHVLAYRDEIESRGSSDLSLIKTESLPAEIFTISESVNRLLDRLRRALESERSFTANSAHELRTPIATALAQIQRLQQEVSAGPTQDRMIKLESTIRGLSNLSEKLMQLAKAEGGGLLSNEPCDLISLLKLIINDAQRSHPEKVIILALPQNKEYRSAIDPDAFAILIRNLLDNAIKHGAIQNRAIQNRVIKHTEKDQPIEISFSANGLLTIVNDASVIPAEILTQLRQRFVRSNVSAQGMGLGLAIADAIVSGTGATMTFNSPAAGRVDGFEVSVDFSTIN